The genomic segment AGATGCCGGAACACGCTGGCCAAATGTCACCAAGTAAGTGACATCCGCACCGCATGGAGCTAGCGTTGTCTCTTATTAAGAGACATTGGGACATGAGATGATCTTCTCCACCCCTGAACTCAGCGATCACGACGAGACCGTGCTGGCCGAGGTGCACGACATGCGTCGCGTGCTCGCCGATGTCCTGCGCACTCCTCGCCGGTGGACCGGTGGCCTCCGGCGCACGATGTTGGCCCGCGCGATTCTCGGCTCCAACAGCATCGAGGGCTACGTGGTCGCCGAGGACGACGCCGCTGCCGCGCTGGACGGCGAGGAGCCGCTGAGCGCCGACGACCGAACCTTCGCCGAGATTCGGGGCTATCGACAGGCTCTGGGATACGTGCTGCAGACCGCCGGGGATCCGCATTTCCGCTTCGAGACGTCGGTGATCCGCAGCATGCACTACATGATGCTCTCGCACGATCTGGGCAAGAGCCCGGGGCAATATCGCAAGGGCCCGATCTACGTACACGATGAGCGGACCGATGAGCGGGTGTACGAGGGCGCGGACGCCGACCACGTGCCTCACCTCATGGAGGAGCTAACCGAAGATCTACGGTCGGATGTCACCGCCTCCCCGCTCGTCAAAGCAGCCATGGCGCATCTGAACCTGGTGATGATCCATCCGTTCCGTGACGGCAACGGACGGATGGCACGCGCCCTTCAGACGCTGGTGCTCTCCCGCCGTGCGATCGTCGAGCCGGCCTTCTCCAGCATCGAGGAGTGGCTGGGCAGCAACACCGAGGACTACTACCGCGTGCTGGCGGTTACCGGGCGTGGCCGCTGGAACCCCGAAGGTTCGGCGCGCCTCTGGGTGTCGTTCAACCTGCGCGCCCATCACATGCAGGCACAGACCGTCGCTCGCCGCTTCGATGAGGCGTCCGGCATCTGGTCGGAGTTGGACGCGATCGTTGCCGAGAAAAGACTCCCTGAGCGGGTGACCGATCTGCTCTACGAGGCAGTCCTGGGCTACCGCATCCGTCGCTCCGGGTACGTCAAACTCGCCGATGTCGAGGATCGGACCGCATCTCGTGATCTGGCCAACCTGGTCGAGCAGGGCCTGCTGGAAGCACGAGGTGAGCGGCGGGGAAGGCATTACGTCGCCGGCCCCACGCTGGTCGTGGTACGGGAACGGGTCCATGCGCGGCGCAAGCCGATCAGGGATCCCTACCCGGCCATGCCGGTCGTTCTCGCGACCGAGGCTGCCAATTCGACCGGCTCGGGTGAGCGGTTGTAACCACGGTCCATGTCACGGCGCTGTCCGGCCCGATGGATCAGCTCAGCGGCGTTTCGGCGGCTGTCGACTTCGGGTAGCGAGTGGCCCATGAACCGCGATCTCGCGCGCGGGCTGACGGTGGCGTGGGCACTGCCGGAGTTCCGCGACGGGCTACGTCACCTCGTCGACCTCGACGAGGTGACAGTGCTGCTGGCCGCACTGTCCCTTCCGGACCGCGACCGCGAGGTGGAGCGGAGCGCGCTGGGCCTGCTGCGGTCCGGGCTCGACAGCACCGAGGTCCGGGAGGCGGTGTTGCTGCTGCTGGAGCGGGACACCGTACGCCGGCCGCTCGTCGCCGCGGCGGTCGAGCCGCTCGCCGACCGGCCCGGCCTGGTCACCGCCGTCACCTCCGCGGCCGAGGATCCCCGGGTACGCCACGAGGTACGGGCGATGCTGGACAGCGCGGGCGTCCGCGAGCTGATCTGGCGGGCGGTCGACGACCAGGTGAGCGACAACCGGTTCGGGCTGGTCCGCCGGGCGGCGGTGCTGTTCGTGCGGCACCCGAGCGCGCGGCGCCTGGGGTGGGCGCTCCGCCGGCACGGCGTTCTCCGCGAACTGCGCCACAGGGCGTGACCTGATCCTGCTGTTGCCCGGTCGTGTCACCGCCGAGATCTTCGGGCCCTACCGTCCAGTCGATGCGATCCCGTGCGGCGAAGGCGGCAGCGACTCTGGTGACCGTGCTGGGCACGCTGCTCGTCGTCGCGAGCTGTCTCAGTTGCATCCCGCTTCTGGCGCCGTCGGCGCCGTGCGACGGTGACACCTACGCTTCGGCGCAGGCGGCGAGGGACGCGTACGCCCTGCTGGTCCTGGCGATGACGGCGACGGCGGTCCTCTCCGTCGTCGTGGCCCGGGTAGGCATCCGGCCCCGCGTCCGGAACCCCTGGCCGTGGCTGTCGGTCGCCGTACTGGGAATCGCCGTGAGTGCCGGCCTGCTGATCCCGATCGATCGCGCCGGCTCCTGCTGAGGCCGATCGGCAGTCACTCGTATCCCATCGCGGGGATGATTTCGCCCATTTCGCGCTCGACGTACGCGCGGGTGCCGGCGTCGAATTGGTCGTCGCGGTGCGCGAGCTTGCCCGCCTGGAACGTCGACGGGGTGACGGCGTCCTCGACGCCGAGCCGCTCGAACAGGGCCCGCCGCTGCCCGGGCCAGTCGGCCGCCAAGTCCTCCGCCCTCACCTCGACGTACCGCCGGCTCGTCAGGTCGGCCGCCTTCTTCCAGGCCAACCATCGCTGGTAGACCGGCACCAGATAGGCCAACGCCCCCTCGACGGTGGACGGCGCCCACGGCTGGGCCAGGTGGGAGGCGAGCACCGCGACCGGATGACGCTTGATGTGCACGATCGTCGCCTCGGGCACCAGCTCCCAGAGGAAATCCATGGCGAAGAGGTTGAACGGCGTCTTCTCGCACCAGGTCGGCTTGCCCGCGTCGGCCGCCGCCCCGGCGAACAGGGTGTCGACCAGGCCGCGCAGGACGCCGATCAGTTCGCCCCGCTCACCGAAGTACCTCGGGACGACCCGCCGTCGGCTCGCCGCCACGAACGGTCCGGCGGGCCGGTCGCCGTCCCCGAAGCCCTCCGGGGGTGCGGGTTCGTCGTACGCGTACGCGATGACCTGCGGCCAGAGCCGGTGTAGGGCCTCCCGGTAACGACCCACGCCGACCAGCTCGGGCACGGTCTTGCCCCGGTCGTCACGCCGCCCGGGCACGCGTACGGTGAGGAAGTCGCTCAGCCGGTGCAGGGCGTCCTCGCCGACGATGGGGTCGTACCGGTCGGTGAGCGCGTCGGCCAGGTCCCGCAGGCCACCGGGCTCGACAATGAACTTGGTCTCCATGGGGATCCGGTGGATCAGCGGATGCTGGCCGATGACGTCGGCGATCCGCGACGTGCCCGAGCGGCCCGTGCCCGCGACGAAGACCGGTGAGGGAGACGGCATGGACGGCAGTCAAACTTCCGGCCCGGCGCGGGGGCAACCTCATTATCCCCGCCGCGATCAGCTGATCGACCTCCTAGCCGACGCGGTCGGGTCCGTCACCGTGGCACACCCGACCCGGGTCGCCGTCGACGGGCCGCCCGCCGCCGGCAAGACCACGCTCGCCGACGAGCTGGCCGCCGTCCTGCGGGCCCGGGGCCGGTACGTCATCCGGGCGACCGTCGACGACTTCCTCTTCCCCCGGGCGCGGCGCTACCGGCGCGGCGAGTTCTCGGCCGAGGGCTGCTACGTCGACACCCACGACCACCAGTCGCTGAACCGGGTGCTGCTCGACCCGCTCGGCCCCGACGGCGATCGACGCTTCCGGCGCACGATCTACGACCACACCACCGACGCGGTGCTGTCCCCGCTGCCCACCACCGCCCCCGCCGACGCCGTGCTGGTGTTCGACGGCGTCTTCCTCCTGCGCCCGGAACTGGTCGACCGGTGGGAGCTGCGCGTCTTCGTGTCGACAGCGCTGGACCGTACCGTCGATCGTGCGGTGGTCCGGGAGAGCCCGGTGTCGTCCCGGGCCGACGTCGAACGGCGCTGGCGCGAGCGTTACCTGCCCGCCCAGCGGCTCTACTTCGCCACTGCCCGCCCGGTCGAGCACGCCGACGTCGTCGTGCACAACGACGACCCCGGACAGCCGATGTGGGAGACCCGGACGGCCTTGGATGGCAGGCTGCAACCATGGACAGGAAGCGGGTGACCGCCTGGATCGCGGCGTACGAGCAGGCGTGGCGCACGCCGGGAACGGCGGCGCTCGGCACGATGTTCACGACCGACGCGAGCTACCGGCAGGGGCCGTACCGGGATCCGGTCGTTGGCCTGCCCGCCATCACCCGCATGTGGGACAGCGAACGCGACGGGCCCGACGAGGTCTTCGACATGACCGCGGAGGTCGTCGCGGTCGACGGCGACACCGCCGTGGCACGGATCCAGGTCCGGTACGGCGACCCGGTCCACCAGGAGTGGCGCGATCTCTGGATCATACGCTTCGCCGAGGACGGCCGGTGCGCGTCGTTCGAGGAGTGGCCCTTCGCGCCGGACAAGGGGGCTACCGGTTGAGGCCGGCCGCCTGATCCGTGAGGATCACCCCGAGAACGCGGTGCGCGTCGGCTGCCTCCTCCGCGTCCTCGGGGTCGTCGAAGGTGCGGGACCAGGTGGAAAGGGTCTTCCAGAGGGCCCAGCCGCGTCCGCGCGCCCACGTCGCGTCGTCCACCGACAGGCGCTCGCGGAACGCCGCCCGGCCCTCGGCGGTCAACAACGTCCAGGCGATCGCCAGGTCGCAGGCCGGGTCACCGACGCCGCAGGTGCCGAAGTCGATGACGGCCGCCAGCCGGCCGTGCGTGAGCAGCAGGTTCCCCGGGGCGATGTCGCCGTGGAACCAGCGGTCCACCCCGTCCCAGCGGGCGCCGACCGCCCGCGCCCAGATCTCGCGTACCAGCGCGGCGTCGACGTGGCCGTCCAGCGCCACGAGCGCATCCTCGACTTTCTTGTCGTACGTGCGCAGCGTGCCGCCCCGGAACCAGTTGTGGACACCCGGCTGCGGGCCGTCCGCGGCGTCCACGTCCCGCAGGGCCGCGAGGAATTCGGCCAGGTCGAGCGCGAAGCGCACCGGGTCGGCGATGCGGTCCGGCCGGGCGGGCTCGCCGTCGAGCCATCGGTAGATCGACCACGGGTACGGGTAGCCCGCACCCGGCTCGCCCTTCGCCACCGGGGCGGGGACGGGCAACGGCAGCCGAGCCGCGAGGACCGGGAGCCACAGGTGTTCCTTGTCGACCGCCAGGGCGTACGCGGCAGCGCTGGGCAGACGCACCAGCAGCTCGGGGCCGAGGTGGAAGGTCCAGTTGTCCCAGCCGCCCTTGGCGACCGGCTCGATCGGGAGGCCGGCCAGGTGCGGGAACTGGCCGGCCACGAGGCGGCGCACCTGCTCCACGTCGACGGCGATGCGCCGTGGGGGAGGGCCGAGGTCGTAGCCGGAGTCGTCCGCTCCCACCGGGCGGTGGTTGTTAATAAGGGGCCCTTCCTCTACCGGAGGCGTTAACAGGGTGCCCTTCCTTTCACCGCCAGCCGACGTCGATGCGGTCGCCCCGCTCGTCGAAGAAGTGCAGCGCGTCCATCCGCACCTGCACTGCGAGCGGGTGCCCGGGCGACACCTGCGGGTACGGCGCCAGCCGTACCGCCAGTTCCGCCGGACGACGGTGGTGGCGGCCCGGGTCGGGCAGCACGCTCGTCCGGTTGCCGCCACCCCCGCCCGGTTCCAGGGCGGGCGCGGAGGACTCCGTCGCGCGCCCGGTGAGCCGCTGCATCACCTGGTTGAACCGGCGCAGGCCGCGCTGGCCCGGTGCGGCCTGCTCGACCGGGGTGCCCATCTCGTCCACGACGATCGCGGTGGCGCCGATGTCGAGGAACGCCAGCGACTCGTGCCCGTGGTGCTCCAGGTAGCGGATCCGCCCGTGCAGCACGTCCCCGGCGGTGTCCGGCGCGACCGGGGTGAGCGCCTCGGCACGCATGCCGACCACGATCCGCTCACCGTGGTAGTGCGCCACCGCCCGGCTGCGGATGTCGTCCCAGGGCAGGTAGAGCGACTGCTCACCGAGGTTCAGCGCGACGTACCGGTCGAGGTGGACGTAGACCGACGCCTCCAGCAGGTTCATCCGGGGACTGCCCAGGAACGCGGCGACGTAGAGCGTCGCCGGCCGGCCGTACACCTGGGTGGGGGTGCCCACGTCCTGGAGGACACCCTTGCGCATGATGGCGACCCGGTCGGCCATGGTCAGCGCCTCGGCCTGGTCGTGGGTCACGTAGATGGTGGTGACGCCCAGTTCGCGGGTGAGGCCGGAGATCTCCGCCCGCAGCTCGGCGCGCAGCCCGCTGTCCAGGTTGGACAGCGGCTCGTCCATCAGGAACAGGCCGGGCCGGCGCACTATCGCCCGGCCCATGGCGACCCGCTGCCGCTGGCCGCCGGAGAGCTGGCTGGGCTTGCGCGCGAGCACGTCGCCGATGCCGAGCGCGCTCGCCACGTCCTGGATCCGCTCGCCGCGCGGGCCCGGCTCGACGCCGCTCAGGCGCAGCGGGAAGCCGATGTTGTCGCCGACTGTCATGTGCGGATAGAGCGCGAAATCCTGGAAGACCATGGCGATCTTCCGGTCGCGTGGCGGCAGGTCGTTCGCCAGCTCACCGCCGAGCATGATGGCGCCGGTGGACGGATCCTCCAGCCCCGCGATCATGCGCAGTACCGTCGACTTCCCGCAGCCCGACGGGCCGAGCAGCACCATGAACTCGCCGTCGTTGACGTCCAGATTGATGGTGTCGACCGCGACCGTTCCGTCCGGGAACACCTTGGTGACATCCTTGAGCGCGACGGTAGCCACCGCCACCTCCCCAGTTTTCTCTCCCAAACCCGGGAATGACTGTGACCAGGATCATCTGATCCGCACATCGGGTAAACGTGCCATGTTCGGCTCGTGACAGTCCTATTAAGCGGTATTCGCCGGGCTCCACGATTAAGTGACCAGCGAGTAGCCGCTTTTACGGCGTTTCGCCGAGGAACACCCGGCGCACCACGCGCTCGGCGGCGTGCCCGTCGTCCAGGGCGCAGAACCGCGACCGGAACGCCGTCCGGGCCCGCTCGGCCGCCTCGTCGTCGACAGCACCGCAACGGAACAGGTCGAGCAGACCGGGGAAGTCCAGCGCGACCGCGCCGGGCGGCTCGGCAAGCAGGTCGAAGTAGACGCCACGAGCCACCCGGTAGGCATCCCAGTCCGGCGCGTAGACCACGATCGGCCGGTCCAGCACCGCGTAGTCGAACATCGCCGAGGAATAGTCGGTGATCAGTACGTCCGCCGCCAGGTAGAGGTCCTCCACCCGGTCGTACGCGCTCACGTCCAGCACCCCGTCCGCAGCCGGTCCCCGGGGATGCCGCTCCCGGTCGTGGAAGTAGTGGCTGCGCATCAGCAGCCGGCCCCGGGGCCCGAGCACGTCGAGCATCCGGTCCGGGTCGAACGGCGGCCGCCACCCGGGCAGGTGCTCGCGGTGCGTCGGCGCGTAGAGGACCACGTACTCGTCGGGTGCGATGCCCAGCGCGGCGCGGACCTGGCCGCGGTCCTCGGCGGTGGCCAGCGCCAGCCGGTCGTTGCGCGGGTAGCCGACCTCCAGCGTGGTGTAGTCCGCCGGGTACGCCCGCTCCCACATCTGCGTGGAGAAGCTGTTCGAGGTGATGCTGTAGTCCCACCGGTCGACCCGGCGCAGCAGCCCGGCGAAGTTCATCCCCATCGCGCCCACCGGGTAGCGCTGCTGATCCAGCCCCATCACCTTCACCGGCGTGCCGTGGTGGGTCTGCACGTGCACCGAGCCCGGCCGCTTGCGCACGAAGTCCGGGAAGTTGACGTTGTTGACGAGCCAGCGGGCACGGGCCAGGACGCGGTGGTACTCGCGGCTGCCGGCCACCACGTACTCGACGCCCGGCGGCAACGCGGCCACCCGGTCCCGGCGGACGATCCACACGCCACGCACCTGCGGCGCCAGCCGGCGGGCCGCCTCGTAGATCGCCGCCGGATTGCACGAGTAGCCCCGGTACCAGTAGGCCGCGTAGACGGCGAGCGTCGGGTCGACCGGCCGGTGCAGCTCCGCCCGGTAGTACTCGCCCAGCGCCAGGTCACGCGCCCGCCGGGCGGTACGCCGCACCACCGGCGTGACCCGTCGCCGGGCCCGCCGCGCGGTCCGCCGGGCCGTCTCCCCCGCCTGGTGCGCCTCCCGCAACGCGCTGAACGTCCGCCAGCGGCCGGCCGCCACCAGCCGATGCTTGAGCCCTTCCGCGCCGGGCGGGACCGGATAGCCCTCGGGCGGCAGGAACCGCACGTAGTCGGCGTGCATCTGGGCGAAGAACGGCGCCCGCAGCTCGGGCGCGATCCGGTCGCCGTTGCCGAGCACCGTGAGGTAGTGCCAGATCATCCGCTCGAAGACCGCCGGCCGCAGCCCGGTCACCTTCCAGCGGTCCATCAGCCCGAACACCCGGTGCCACTGGGCGAAGACCTCGAAGTGCCGGTCCCCCCGGGTCTTCGTGATCGCGCCGGTGCGGCGCTGCCGGTAGTTCAGGCAGATCCGGTCGAGTACGCCGATCCGCTCGGCCGCCATCAGCGCCGGATAGCTGAACGAGACGTCCTCGTACCAGCCCGGCTCGAAGCGCAGCCCGCGTTCGAGCAGGAACTCCCGGCGTACCACCCGGTTCCACGCGGTGTGCAGCAGTTTCAGCGTCTCCGGCCGGTCCCGCAGCGCGAATGTCGTCGCGCCCGGCGGCACCGGGAACACGTCGCGCATCGCGCTGCGGGTGCCGACGTTGTTCCAGTGCGCCCGGACGTGGTCGACGATCAGCACGTCGGGCGCGGTGTCGCGGAGCCGGTCCGCGACGTGCGGCAGGCAGCCGGGCACCAGCCAGTCGTCCCCGTCGACGAACCACACGTACTCGCCGACGGCCCGGTCCAGCCCGATGTTGCGGGCCGGACCGAGCCCGACGTTCTCGGCGAGCCGCACCGGGCGGACCCGGGGGTCGCGCAGCGCGTACTCGGCCAGGATCTCGCCGCTGTCGTCGGGGGAGGCGTCGTCGACACCGATCACCTCGATGTCGCCGAACGGCTGGTCGAGGATCGAGTCGAGGCATTCCCGCAGGTAGCCCTGCACCTTGAAGGCCGGCACGACGAAGCTGATCAAGGTCACCCCGGCCCGCCCTCCGTCAGCCCGGCGAGCGCACACCCCCACGGGCGCGGGCCGGCAGGACCACCCAGGCGAGGACCACGCTCGCGACAAAAACCACGAGAAGGTACGCAGCGAGTGTAGCCAGAGCGATACTCGCATATCCGGCGATCAGCCCGATTGCCAGTAACACCGAACGTGCCGGCCAGCCCAGCGTGGCGGCGTGCAGCGGCGGCGCCGACTGCCGCTTCTCCAGCCGGGCGGTCAGGTCGTAGTGGTGCAGCGTCAGCACCAGCACGTACCCGAAGATCAGCCACGCGGGCGCCCGGCCCGCCACCCCGATCGCGATCGCGAACAGGTACTCGGCGGCCCGCAACGCGGCCGGCACCAGCCAGTCCAGCGACCCGTCGTGCGACGCCCGCGAGCCCTGCGCCGCACCGAGCAGCAGCACCAGCGCGAGCACCGGCACCCAGACCGGCAGATCCCCGCCGCCGTGCACCGCGAGCAGCGCCCACACCAGCGTCCCGGCCGCGCCGAGCGCGCCGAACACCGCCAGCAGCAGCGGCCGTCGTGCGACCGGCAGCGTCCGGGCCAGCAGGCCGTCGTCCCGGTGCAGAGCCGCGTCCACGGTGGCCATCACCGGCACCCGCATCCACCGCGCCCGCAAGGTCCGCAACCCCCCGGTGTACGCGAACGCCA from the Micromonospora sp. WMMA1947 genome contains:
- a CDS encoding bifunctional glycosyltransferase family 2 protein/CDP-glycerol:glycerophosphate glycerophosphotransferase, which produces MTLISFVVPAFKVQGYLRECLDSILDQPFGDIEVIGVDDASPDDSGEILAEYALRDPRVRPVRLAENVGLGPARNIGLDRAVGEYVWFVDGDDWLVPGCLPHVADRLRDTAPDVLIVDHVRAHWNNVGTRSAMRDVFPVPPGATTFALRDRPETLKLLHTAWNRVVRREFLLERGLRFEPGWYEDVSFSYPALMAAERIGVLDRICLNYRQRRTGAITKTRGDRHFEVFAQWHRVFGLMDRWKVTGLRPAVFERMIWHYLTVLGNGDRIAPELRAPFFAQMHADYVRFLPPEGYPVPPGAEGLKHRLVAAGRWRTFSALREAHQAGETARRTARRARRRVTPVVRRTARRARDLALGEYYRAELHRPVDPTLAVYAAYWYRGYSCNPAAIYEAARRLAPQVRGVWIVRRDRVAALPPGVEYVVAGSREYHRVLARARWLVNNVNFPDFVRKRPGSVHVQTHHGTPVKVMGLDQQRYPVGAMGMNFAGLLRRVDRWDYSITSNSFSTQMWERAYPADYTTLEVGYPRNDRLALATAEDRGQVRAALGIAPDEYVVLYAPTHREHLPGWRPPFDPDRMLDVLGPRGRLLMRSHYFHDRERHPRGPAADGVLDVSAYDRVEDLYLAADVLITDYSSAMFDYAVLDRPIVVYAPDWDAYRVARGVYFDLLAEPPGAVALDFPGLLDLFRCGAVDDEAAERARTAFRSRFCALDDGHAAERVVRRVFLGETP
- a CDS encoding sulfotransferase, whose product is MPSPSPVFVAGTGRSGTSRIADVIGQHPLIHRIPMETKFIVEPGGLRDLADALTDRYDPIVGEDALHRLSDFLTVRVPGRRDDRGKTVPELVGVGRYREALHRLWPQVIAYAYDEPAPPEGFGDGDRPAGPFVAASRRRVVPRYFGERGELIGVLRGLVDTLFAGAAADAGKPTWCEKTPFNLFAMDFLWELVPEATIVHIKRHPVAVLASHLAQPWAPSTVEGALAYLVPVYQRWLAWKKAADLTSRRYVEVRAEDLAADWPGQRRALFERLGVEDAVTPSTFQAGKLAHRDDQFDAGTRAYVEREMGEIIPAMGYE
- a CDS encoding AAA family ATPase, giving the protein MDGSQTSGPARGQPHYPRRDQLIDLLADAVGSVTVAHPTRVAVDGPPAAGKTTLADELAAVLRARGRYVIRATVDDFLFPRARRYRRGEFSAEGCYVDTHDHQSLNRVLLDPLGPDGDRRFRRTIYDHTTDAVLSPLPTTAPADAVLVFDGVFLLRPELVDRWELRVFVSTALDRTVDRAVVRESPVSSRADVERRWRERYLPAQRLYFATARPVEHADVVVHNDDPGQPMWETRTALDGRLQPWTGSG
- a CDS encoding ABC transporter ATP-binding protein — its product is MATVALKDVTKVFPDGTVAVDTINLDVNDGEFMVLLGPSGCGKSTVLRMIAGLEDPSTGAIMLGGELANDLPPRDRKIAMVFQDFALYPHMTVGDNIGFPLRLSGVEPGPRGERIQDVASALGIGDVLARKPSQLSGGQRQRVAMGRAIVRRPGLFLMDEPLSNLDSGLRAELRAEISGLTRELGVTTIYVTHDQAEALTMADRVAIMRKGVLQDVGTPTQVYGRPATLYVAAFLGSPRMNLLEASVYVHLDRYVALNLGEQSLYLPWDDIRSRAVAHYHGERIVVGMRAEALTPVAPDTAGDVLHGRIRYLEHHGHESLAFLDIGATAIVVDEMGTPVEQAAPGQRGLRRFNQVMQRLTGRATESSAPALEPGGGGGNRTSVLPDPGRHHRRPAELAVRLAPYPQVSPGHPLAVQVRMDALHFFDERGDRIDVGWR
- a CDS encoding nuclear transport factor 2 family protein — translated: MDRKRVTAWIAAYEQAWRTPGTAALGTMFTTDASYRQGPYRDPVVGLPAITRMWDSERDGPDEVFDMTAEVVAVDGDTAVARIQVRYGDPVHQEWRDLWIIRFAEDGRCASFEEWPFAPDKGATG
- a CDS encoding Fic family protein, whose product is MIFSTPELSDHDETVLAEVHDMRRVLADVLRTPRRWTGGLRRTMLARAILGSNSIEGYVVAEDDAAAALDGEEPLSADDRTFAEIRGYRQALGYVLQTAGDPHFRFETSVIRSMHYMMLSHDLGKSPGQYRKGPIYVHDERTDERVYEGADADHVPHLMEELTEDLRSDVTASPLVKAAMAHLNLVMIHPFRDGNGRMARALQTLVLSRRAIVEPAFSSIEEWLGSNTEDYYRVLAVTGRGRWNPEGSARLWVSFNLRAHHMQAQTVARRFDEASGIWSELDAIVAEKRLPERVTDLLYEAVLGYRIRRSGYVKLADVEDRTASRDLANLVEQGLLEARGERRGRHYVAGPTLVVVRERVHARRKPIRDPYPAMPVVLATEAANSTGSGERL
- a CDS encoding aminoglycoside phosphotransferase family protein; its protein translation is MGADDSGYDLGPPPRRIAVDVEQVRRLVAGQFPHLAGLPIEPVAKGGWDNWTFHLGPELLVRLPSAAAYALAVDKEHLWLPVLAARLPLPVPAPVAKGEPGAGYPYPWSIYRWLDGEPARPDRIADPVRFALDLAEFLAALRDVDAADGPQPGVHNWFRGGTLRTYDKKVEDALVALDGHVDAALVREIWARAVGARWDGVDRWFHGDIAPGNLLLTHGRLAAVIDFGTCGVGDPACDLAIAWTLLTAEGRAAFRERLSVDDATWARGRGWALWKTLSTWSRTFDDPEDAEEAADAHRVLGVILTDQAAGLNR